A genomic segment from Bacillus sp. B-jedd encodes:
- a CDS encoding phage tail assembly protein → MEVNLVKPITLDGVKIETLDLKLEDLTGEDILKVDLELRAEGNPRGLDDVFNQNALLKMASKASGIIVDDLKKLSAPDFLEVTFSVRNFLLGLSGNAEEQTSSVESSSN, encoded by the coding sequence GTGGAAGTGAACCTGGTAAAGCCTATCACTCTTGATGGCGTAAAAATAGAAACTCTTGATTTGAAATTAGAAGACCTGACAGGCGAAGACATTCTTAAAGTCGATTTAGAATTGAGGGCTGAGGGCAACCCCCGCGGTCTTGATGATGTCTTTAACCAAAACGCGCTATTGAAAATGGCATCCAAGGCTTCTGGAATTATTGTAGACGATCTTAAAAAGTTGTCTGCACCTGATTTTCTTGAGGTTACTTTTAGTGTGAGAAATTTTTTGCTGGGATTGTCGGGGAATGCGGAGGAGCAAACGAGTTCCGTAGAATCCTCTTCAAATTAG
- a CDS encoding phage major tail tube protein — MGLIPEKLNDFRVFANGMPDLLGVADLQLPSLDAMTETVSGAGIAGEYESPNFGHFQSMKFTINWKTITNELVEFLKPGPISIDCRLANQMYDQKLGKQQFKASRVLVKGPKTKNDLGKAAKNSPYEGSTEIEVLYLKVEYDGKVLVELDKVNYIYKVNGTDYMAEIRKALGK, encoded by the coding sequence ATGGGTCTAATACCTGAAAAATTAAATGATTTTAGGGTTTTTGCCAATGGCATGCCAGACTTGTTGGGAGTTGCAGATCTGCAGCTCCCTTCTTTAGATGCAATGACAGAAACAGTTAGTGGAGCCGGCATCGCCGGCGAATATGAATCTCCGAACTTTGGACATTTCCAGAGTATGAAATTCACTATTAACTGGAAAACAATCACAAACGAATTGGTAGAGTTTCTAAAGCCAGGTCCTATTAGTATCGACTGCCGGCTAGCCAATCAAATGTATGATCAAAAACTCGGTAAGCAACAGTTCAAAGCTAGCCGCGTCTTGGTCAAAGGGCCTAAAACGAAGAATGATCTTGGCAAGGCTGCAAAGAACTCGCCTTATGAAGGATCGACCGAAATTGAAGTTTTGTACTTAAAGGTTGAGTATGACGGAAAAGTCCTAGTTGAATTGGATAAAGTTAACTATATCTACAAAGTTAACGGTACTGACTATATGGCCGAAATTAGAAAAGCTTTAGGAAAGTAG